A window of Salmo trutta chromosome 5, fSalTru1.1, whole genome shotgun sequence contains these coding sequences:
- the LOC115194200 gene encoding coronin-1B, whose amino-acid sequence MSFRRGVVRQSKFRHVFAQAWKAEHCIDDVRVSRVTWDGPLCAVNPKFTAVVIESGGGGAFLVLPLNKSGRIDQATPTVCGHAAPVLDVQWCPHDDNVIASASEDCTVKVWQIPDGGLTGPMTEPVVTLEGHSKRVGILAWHPTAFNILLTAGCDNLVCVWDVGTGELVYQIADAHPDLIYSVSWNREGSAICTVCKDKALRVIDPRRGTVLKVKEKVHDGTRPMRAVFLSDGKILTTGFSRMSERQLALWDTRDMSEPMAVQEMDTSNGVLLPYYDPDTNMVYLCGKGDCTIRYFEVTDESPYVHFLSLYSSKEPQRGAGFLSKRGVDVNKCEIARFYKLHERKVEPISMTVPRKSDLFQGDLYPDTASVEPSLLAEDWIAGQDAPPLLVSLSGGYVGAPSKNRDTLRNKPKLSSQGSGTDSPPVPQQAAMPTATTREPESEGVGVVQQRVTQGEGASDRVKREEEVLSEVLAEVKALRSVVLAQGQRIELLERQLARIEDGDV is encoded by the exons ATGTCGTTCCGAAGAGGTGTGGTCAGACAGAGCAAGTTCAGGCACGTCTTCGCCCAGGCTTGGAAGGCAGAGCACTGCATCGATGACGTCCGAGTGTCCCGTGTCACATGGGACGGGCCCCTCTGCGCTGTGAACCCCAAATTCACCGCAGTTGTCATCGAATCAGGTGGAGGAGGGGCCTTCCTAGTTCTACCGCTCAATAAG AGTGGCAGAATTGACCAGGCCACACCCACAGTGTGTGGACACGCAGCTCCAGTGCTGGATGTCCAGTGGTGTCCCCATGACGACAACGTCATCGCCAGTGCCTCGGAGGACTGCACTGTAAAG GTGTGGCAAATCCCTGACGGAGGGCTGACTGGACCAATGACAGAGCCCGTGGTGACACTGGAGGGCCATAGTAAACGAGTGGGAATCCTAGCCTGGCACCCGACAGCTTTCAATATCCTCCTAACTGCAG GCTGTGACAACCTGGTGTGCGTGTGGGACGTGGGCACAGGGGAGCTGGTGTACCAGATAGCCGATGCCCACCCAGACCTGATCTACAGCGTGAGCTGGAACCGGGAGGGCAGTGCCATCTGCACTGTGTGCAAGGACAAGGCGCTGCGTGTCATCGACCCGCGACGGGGGACCGTCCTCAAG GTGAAAGAGAAGGTCCATGACGGCACCAGGCCCATGAGGGCCGTGTTCCTCTCCGACGGGAAGATCCTGACCACCGGATTCAGCCGCATGAGCGAGAGGCAGCTAGCCTTGTGGGATACG AGGGATATGTCTGAGCCAATGGCCGTGCAGGAGATGGACACCAGTAATGGCGTTCTCCTCCCCTACTATGACCCTGACACCAACATGGTCTACCTGTGTGGAAAG GGGGACTGTACCATCCGGTACTTTGAGGTGACGGACGAATCGCCCTATGTCCACTTCctcagcctgtacagcagtaaAGAGCCCCAGCGAGGAGCAGGCTTTCTCAGCAAGAGGGGCGTGGACGTCAACAAGTGTGAGATTGCCAG GTTCTACAAACTGCACGAAAGGAAAGTAGAGCCCATTTCTATGACGGTACCACGGAAG TCAGACCTGTTCCAGGGGGACCTATACCCGGACACGGCCAGCGTGGAGCCCTCCCTTCTGGCCGAGGACTGGATTGCCGGGCAGGATGCGCCGCCCCTGCTGGTCTCTCTGAGCGGTGGCTACGTGGGCGCCCCCTCCAAGAACAGGGACACCCTCCGCAACAAGCCCAAGCTGTCGTCACAGGGCTCCGGGACAGACTCTCCCCCAGTCCCCCAGCAGGCTGCCATGCCCACCGCAACAACCAGGGAGCCGGAGAGcgagggggtgggggtggtgcAGCAGAGGGTCACTCAAGGAGAAGGAGCATCCGATAGGGTGAAAAGAGAG GAGGAAGTGCTGAGCGAGGTGCTAGCGGAGGTGAAGGCCCTACGTTCGGTGGTCTTGGCCCAGGGCCAAAGGATCGAGCTGCTGGAGAGGCAGCTGGCCCGCATCGAGGACGGGGACGTCTGA
- the LOC115194201 gene encoding proline-rich receptor-like protein kinase PERK9, whose translation MERREYPVGEVLIIPMTSTSPSPQDSARPQALPLQPSSPPPPVSSPPPPLSLSNPQLQAEFLRRAPRATSPDNDSARSQILPLQPSPPISTSVATRSSLPPPLSSPPPPLCLSSPQLQAEFLRRASRGLRTVSCDTDDVLTSPSSPLVSPFTSTTTSPLTSPPQPLSPTSPFSSPPQPLSPSTPTTEGHATRLSLSSPELLTELRRSQSRPMKHVSISKGLTTVFCGRGRGVTTPSSAPASGATNQTLRSDSTANGRRQAGPRLSNGT comes from the exons atggagaggagggag TATCCAGTCGGCGAAGTCCTCATCATTCCAATGACGTCGACTTCACCTTCACCCCAGGACTCAGCTCGACCCCAAGCCCTTCCCCTCCagccctcttcccctcctccccctgtctcctcccctcctccccccctttcTCTGTCTAATCCCCAGCTCCAGGCTGAGTTTCTGAGGAGAGCTCCCAGAGCTACCTCCCCTGACAACGACTCGGCTAGATCCCAAATCCTTCCCCTCCAGccctctccccccatctccaCCTCTGTGGCCACCcgctcctcccttcctccccctctttcctcccctcctccacccctctgtcTGTCCAGTCCCCAGCTCCAGGCGGAGTTTCTGAGGAGAGCTAGCCGTGGTCTCAGAACTGTCTCCTGCGACACCGACGATGTCCTCACCTCCCCCAGCTCCCCCCTGGTTTCACCCtttacctccaccaccacctccccccttacctccccacctcagcctctctcccccacctccccctttAGCTCTCCACCacagcccctctccccctccacgcCCACTACAGAGG gtcacGCTACTCGCCTGTCTCTTTCCAGTCCTGAGCTGCTGACAGAGCTGCGTCGGTCTCAGTCCCGTCCTATGAAGCACGTCTCCATCTCTAAAGGACTCACCACTGTCTTCTGTGGACGGGGCAGGGGCGTAacg ACTCCTAGCTCTGCCCCTGCCTCAGGAGCAACCAACCAGACACTCCGCTCAGACTCCACGGCCAATGGAAGAAGACAGGCGGGTCCCAGGCTGTCCAATGGGACATAG